Proteins from a single region of Paenibacillus sp. BIHB 4019:
- a CDS encoding discoidin domain-containing protein: MKKRMSGILVLLILCSSIFMIGPVAVSAANTTYYIDSAGGNDANNGTSTTTAWKTLTKVNATTFQPGDQILFKSGGIWNGQLWPKGSGAAGSPIKIDKYGGTAKPIINGGGTQRDYQATGAVMLRNQQYWEISNLEVTNDDNFNVDLVTTTYANSKPTNIRDGILVVLDTNQVAAGGDTIMDHIYIHDNYVHDVDSPNEWPNQYGNASFNGGIMFYVIGALKANMTFNDVRIENNTIEKVDLLAIANFNYTTTTAFQDEIEPYNLWQTNIYIGHNYMRNIGQGAIDVCDAKGAIIEYNVVDGWSKRYNAESAGIYPWKSQNVTFQNNEVYGGPTTTGANNGDGTAFDFDSPNSNIVYQFNYTHNNPMGWMSYLGRSSNNIARYNISDDNAAYLIKFGWFDVDSSATYFLNNVFIYNGGVTKFTNSNANLASTYFKSVPYYFYNNVFYDKNTPSSSFWPSSSGSYGTAVFRNNAFYVTTGSHAAGEPNDPAKVIAPPQMVNPGQAPTLGANGFTSGATVWDGYKLQATSPLINAGYNVPQLGTTDFYGNALFNGAAPDIGAFESTVTGGGGGGPTSVTVGGTVTASSTSSPSGEEKEKAFDANISTKWLITTGTGWIQYKFVTGVSHIVTSYAITSANDVPARDPKNWTLQGSNDGTSWTTLDTRTNEAFATRFLTNTYTFSNSTAYSYYRLNVTANSGGAAQLQLAEIGLFT, translated from the coding sequence ATGAAAAAACGCATGTCAGGTATATTGGTATTGCTGATTTTATGTTCCTCTATTTTCATGATTGGGCCGGTGGCGGTAAGTGCAGCGAATACAACGTATTATATTGATTCCGCTGGTGGGAATGATGCGAATAATGGCACCTCGACCACTACTGCTTGGAAAACGTTAACGAAAGTGAACGCGACGACGTTCCAGCCTGGTGACCAAATTTTGTTTAAATCGGGCGGGATATGGAACGGCCAGCTGTGGCCTAAGGGCTCAGGAGCAGCAGGGTCTCCTATCAAAATCGATAAATATGGCGGAACCGCAAAGCCGATTATTAACGGCGGCGGAACGCAGAGAGATTATCAAGCGACAGGCGCCGTCATGCTGCGCAACCAGCAGTATTGGGAAATCAGCAATCTTGAAGTGACGAATGACGACAACTTTAACGTAGATTTGGTAACGACTACTTATGCAAACAGCAAGCCTACCAACATAAGAGACGGCATTCTGGTTGTGCTGGATACGAATCAAGTGGCGGCAGGCGGCGACACGATCATGGATCATATTTATATTCATGATAATTATGTGCATGATGTCGATAGTCCGAACGAATGGCCGAACCAATATGGCAACGCCTCGTTCAATGGCGGCATTATGTTTTATGTCATTGGCGCTTTAAAGGCCAACATGACGTTCAATGATGTCAGAATTGAAAACAACACCATCGAGAAGGTCGATCTGCTCGCCATTGCCAATTTCAATTACACGACGACAACGGCTTTCCAAGATGAAATCGAACCGTATAACTTGTGGCAAACGAATATTTATATCGGGCACAACTACATGCGCAATATAGGCCAAGGCGCGATTGATGTATGTGATGCGAAGGGTGCCATAATCGAATACAACGTCGTAGATGGCTGGTCCAAGCGCTATAATGCGGAAAGCGCAGGCATTTATCCGTGGAAATCCCAAAATGTAACATTCCAAAACAACGAGGTTTACGGCGGGCCGACGACGACGGGGGCGAATAACGGAGATGGAACCGCCTTTGATTTTGATTCGCCCAACAGCAATATCGTCTATCAATTCAACTATACCCATAACAATCCGATGGGATGGATGTCCTATCTGGGCCGAAGCAGCAATAATATTGCCAGATACAACATCAGTGACGATAACGCTGCCTATTTAATCAAGTTTGGCTGGTTCGACGTCGATAGCTCGGCTACGTATTTCCTGAACAACGTCTTTATTTATAACGGCGGCGTAACGAAATTCACGAATTCCAACGCTAACCTTGCTTCTACTTATTTCAAAAGTGTGCCGTATTATTTTTACAATAACGTTTTTTATGACAAAAACACCCCTTCCTCCAGCTTTTGGCCGAGCAGCTCCGGCAGCTATGGAACGGCTGTATTTAGAAACAATGCGTTTTATGTAACTACCGGCAGCCATGCGGCTGGCGAACCGAATGATCCGGCGAAGGTGATTGCGCCGCCTCAAATGGTTAACCCGGGGCAAGCGCCGACTTTAGGAGCCAATGGCTTTACAAGCGGCGCTACCGTATGGGATGGCTACAAGCTGCAAGCCACTTCTCCGCTCATAAATGCCGGTTATAATGTTCCGCAATTAGGAACGACCGACTTTTATGGAAATGCCTTATTTAATGGGGCGGCTCCGGATATTGGCGCTTTTGAATCGACCGTCACAGGCGGCGGAGGCGGTGGACCGACATCGGTCACGGTAGGTGGAACCGTAACAGCGAGCTCCACAAGCAGCCCGTCAGGAGAAGAGAAGGAGAAAGCCTTTGATGCGAATATTTCGACCAAATGGCTCATTACAACCGGAACAGGCTGGATTCAGTACAAATTTGTAACCGGTGTCTCTCATATCGTGACCTCATATGCGATAACGTCCGCTAACGATGTGCCGGCGAGGGACCCGAAAAACTGGACGCTGCAAGGCTCGAACGACGGAACGAGCTGGACGACATTGGATACGCGCACGAATGAAGCATTTGCCACCCGTTTCTTGACCAACACGTATACGTTCAGCAATTCAACTGCTTACTCGTATTATCGCTTGAATGTAACGGCAAATAGCGGCGGTGCAGCACAGCTGCAGCTCGCTGAGATTGGTTTGTTTAC